One window of the Pseudofrankia sp. DC12 genome contains the following:
- a CDS encoding ATP-binding cassette domain-containing protein, which translates to MTGGLVETAGTLNGAVRGRPRLECVDVTVRFGGLVAVDKANLAVPAGTIVGLVGPNGAGKSTLFGVLSGLIRPANGKVLLEGQDITGTSAQSRAASGVARTFQHTELFDSLTVRDHLVLAYRAKHEKSRVWTDLFTIGSLRPASKTERETVDELIEQLGLVPVRNRPALGLPLGTARMLELGRALATSPSVLLLDEPSSGLDPNETAQMEQVLRRVVDERGISALLVEHDVELVMRLSSAVYVLEFGKMIASGPPAQVRNDPAVRAAYLGEEVSSEATASADAEADEFGILPAPKVSAQPRRQVDTAGGPLLTVENLSLHYGDALALNGISFTLAAGKALAVLGANGAGKSSLARAVSGLVPTSGGKILIGGEDVSGWPAHRVRRSALVHLPEGRGVFRGLTVIDNLKMAAAVVPGRKARKQAVDLALEIFPVFADRRRQSAGLLSGGEQQMLSLARALATAPKLVIADEMSLGLAPKMVDLVFDGLDRARQAGVTVIMIEQYVHRALAFADEALVMHRGEIAWAGPTGAAHGEVLRHYLGDATTA; encoded by the coding sequence ATGACGGGAGGTCTCGTGGAGACGGCGGGCACCTTGAACGGTGCCGTCAGGGGCCGGCCGCGGCTGGAATGCGTCGACGTCACGGTGCGCTTCGGCGGTCTTGTCGCGGTCGACAAGGCGAACCTGGCGGTCCCGGCGGGCACCATCGTCGGACTGGTCGGCCCGAACGGCGCTGGGAAGAGCACCCTGTTCGGCGTGCTGTCCGGGCTGATCCGCCCCGCGAACGGCAAGGTGCTGCTCGAGGGCCAGGACATCACCGGCACCAGCGCCCAGTCCAGGGCCGCGAGCGGCGTCGCCCGTACCTTCCAGCACACCGAGCTTTTCGACAGCCTCACGGTTCGCGACCACCTTGTGCTCGCCTACCGGGCCAAGCACGAGAAGTCGCGGGTCTGGACGGACCTGTTCACGATCGGCAGCCTCCGGCCCGCTAGCAAGACGGAGCGCGAGACGGTCGACGAGCTCATCGAGCAGCTCGGCCTGGTCCCGGTCCGCAACCGCCCCGCGCTCGGCCTGCCGCTCGGCACCGCCCGGATGCTGGAGCTGGGCCGGGCGCTCGCGACCAGCCCGAGCGTGCTGCTGCTGGACGAGCCGTCGTCGGGGCTGGACCCGAACGAGACCGCGCAGATGGAGCAGGTGCTGCGCCGGGTCGTCGACGAGCGCGGCATCTCGGCGCTGCTCGTCGAGCACGACGTCGAGCTGGTCATGCGGTTGTCCAGCGCCGTCTACGTGCTCGAGTTCGGCAAGATGATCGCCAGTGGCCCGCCCGCGCAGGTCCGCAACGACCCCGCTGTCCGCGCGGCCTACCTCGGCGAGGAGGTCAGCTCCGAGGCCACGGCGTCCGCGGACGCGGAGGCCGACGAGTTCGGCATTCTCCCGGCGCCCAAGGTCTCGGCCCAGCCCCGGCGTCAGGTCGACACCGCTGGCGGTCCGCTGCTGACGGTCGAGAACCTGTCGCTGCACTACGGCGACGCCCTCGCCCTCAACGGGATCTCCTTCACGCTGGCGGCCGGCAAGGCGCTGGCGGTGCTCGGGGCCAACGGAGCCGGCAAGAGCAGCCTGGCCCGCGCGGTCTCCGGCCTGGTGCCGACCAGCGGCGGCAAGATCCTCATCGGCGGCGAGGACGTCAGCGGCTGGCCGGCGCACCGGGTGCGCAGGTCGGCGCTCGTCCACCTGCCCGAGGGCCGGGGTGTCTTCCGCGGCCTGACGGTGATCGACAACCTGAAGATGGCCGCGGCCGTCGTGCCCGGCCGCAAGGCCCGCAAGCAGGCCGTCGACCTGGCGCTGGAGATCTTCCCGGTCTTCGCCGACCGGCGCCGGCAGTCGGCCGGCCTGCTGTCCGGCGGTGAGCAGCAGATGCTGTCGCTCGCCCGGGCACTGGCCACCGCGCCGAAGCTCGTCATCGCCGACGAGATGTCCCTGGGCCTGGCCCCGAAGATGGTCGACCTGGTCTTCGACGGCCTGGACCGGGCCCGGCAGGCCGGCGTGACGGTGATCATGATCGAGCAGTACGTGCACCGGGCGCTGGCGTTCGCCGACGAGGCCCTCGTCATGCACCGCGGTGAGATCGCCTGGGCCGGGCCGACCGGCGCGGCGCACGGAGAGGTACTGCGGCACTACCTCGGTGACGCGACCACGGCCTAG
- a CDS encoding ABC transporter permease: MLQYIVAGLALGSIYAIASSALVVTFVSAGVFNFAFGSIAFFVARFYYWLNSEHHMGTWTAGVLSILVLAPALGAFLYGALFRHLRGKTTLVKLVATIGLSVALPPVANLIFGSQAITAAPGLAALTDKPYHVLGTAVTTDQVITYGFLIFVVLAGTAVLRFTDVGLRVRAMVDSEAMASLSGTNPGRVSLGVWTVSTALAGLAGILVAPTSGLSPIGMTALLSAAIAAMVAARLRSLPGAVLASLVMGVITDVIQKYLPTNSTLSAAIVPSIPFAFLTVFLLFYVLRKGTIDEEAAGGGPLDAAIKPAHQDADTVITGNERAWERYFGLIPFVIVAALPLLFSGSPYWLGLTASGLTFAITFLTFTVSTGEGGMLWLSQIIFAGVGVLGAGQFVEMWHVPVLLAIFLAAVVAAVVGAIIGLLTIRLGDLYVGLTTLTFGLLVETLVFTRDRFAHGGLGITLNRPSWAVDDLPFAYLSLGIFVILALLILNLRRSTSGLALRGVRDSTPAARTLGLSVVQVKVVIGAIGAFVAAIGGGMLGLYNMSAQPASYVTFGGLVWLAVVVTMGVRSITAAAVAGVLLTLSGGAVTNWLPARFGEIPAILFGLGAIGVASNPEGIVLQQGRLIRRQVAKLVDRIVPPAPVPAVVGAGRPGIRPTDGPGGQPVAHAGSNATSATAKVES; the protein is encoded by the coding sequence ATGCTGCAGTACATAGTGGCCGGTTTAGCCCTCGGGTCCATCTATGCGATCGCGTCGTCGGCCCTGGTCGTCACGTTCGTCTCGGCGGGGGTTTTCAACTTCGCCTTCGGGTCGATTGCCTTCTTCGTCGCCCGTTTCTACTACTGGCTGAACTCCGAGCACCACATGGGCACCTGGACGGCCGGCGTGCTGTCCATCCTCGTCCTCGCGCCGGCGCTCGGGGCCTTCCTCTACGGCGCGCTCTTCCGGCACCTGCGGGGCAAGACGACGCTGGTCAAGCTGGTCGCGACGATCGGCCTCTCGGTCGCGCTGCCGCCGGTCGCGAACCTCATCTTCGGCAGCCAGGCCATCACGGCCGCTCCCGGCCTCGCGGCGCTGACCGACAAGCCTTACCACGTCCTCGGCACCGCGGTCACCACGGACCAGGTCATCACCTACGGGTTCCTGATCTTCGTGGTGCTCGCCGGAACCGCCGTCCTGCGGTTTACCGACGTGGGCCTGCGGGTCCGCGCGATGGTCGACTCGGAGGCCATGGCGTCCCTGTCCGGCACCAACCCAGGCCGGGTGTCGCTCGGGGTGTGGACCGTCAGCACCGCGCTGGCCGGTCTCGCGGGCATCCTGGTCGCCCCGACCAGCGGGCTCTCGCCGATTGGTATGACGGCCCTGCTGTCGGCGGCCATCGCCGCGATGGTCGCGGCCCGGCTGCGCTCGCTGCCGGGAGCGGTCCTCGCATCGCTGGTCATGGGCGTCATCACCGACGTCATCCAGAAGTACCTGCCGACGAACAGCACACTGTCCGCCGCGATCGTGCCGAGCATCCCGTTCGCGTTCCTGACCGTGTTCCTGCTGTTCTACGTCCTGCGCAAGGGCACGATCGACGAGGAGGCCGCTGGCGGCGGCCCACTCGACGCGGCCATCAAGCCGGCCCACCAGGACGCCGACACTGTGATCACGGGCAACGAACGTGCCTGGGAGCGGTATTTCGGGCTGATCCCGTTCGTGATCGTGGCCGCCCTCCCGCTGCTCTTCAGCGGCTCGCCCTACTGGCTTGGCCTGACCGCGAGCGGCCTGACCTTCGCGATCACCTTCCTGACGTTCACGGTCTCCACCGGTGAAGGCGGGATGCTCTGGCTCTCGCAGATCATCTTCGCTGGCGTGGGTGTGCTGGGAGCTGGCCAGTTCGTAGAGATGTGGCATGTGCCGGTCCTGCTCGCGATCTTCCTGGCGGCGGTCGTCGCGGCCGTCGTCGGCGCGATCATCGGCCTGCTCACGATCCGCCTGGGCGACCTCTACGTCGGTCTCACGACGCTGACGTTCGGTCTGCTCGTCGAAACCCTGGTGTTCACGCGGGACCGGTTCGCCCACGGCGGTCTCGGTATCACGCTCAACAGGCCGAGCTGGGCCGTTGACGACCTGCCGTTCGCCTACCTGTCTCTCGGAATCTTCGTCATCCTGGCGCTGCTGATCCTCAACCTGCGCCGCTCGACCAGTGGCCTCGCGCTGCGGGGCGTGCGGGACAGCACTCCGGCGGCACGGACGCTCGGCCTGAGCGTCGTCCAGGTGAAGGTCGTCATCGGCGCGATCGGCGCGTTCGTCGCCGCGATCGGTGGCGGCATGCTGGGGCTGTACAACATGTCGGCACAGCCGGCGTCCTACGTGACGTTCGGCGGCCTCGTCTGGCTCGCCGTCGTGGTGACGATGGGGGTCCGCTCCATCACGGCCGCCGCGGTGGCCGGGGTCCTGTTGACCCTGTCCGGTGGGGCCGTCACCAACTGGCTGCCGGCCCGCTTCGGCGAGATCCCGGCGATCCTGTTCGGACTCGGCGCGATCGGCGTCGCCAGCAACCCAGAAGGAATCGTCCTGCAACAGGGCCGGCTGATCCGTCGCCAGGTCGCGAAGCTGGTCGACCGGATCGTGCCTCCCGCGCCGGTGCCGGCGGTGGTGGGGGCCGGTAGGCCCGGCATTCGCCCCACCGATGGCCCGGGCGGCCAGCCAGTCGCCCACGCCGGCTCCAACGCAACCAGCGCGACCGCGAAGGTGGAGTCATGA
- a CDS encoding acyl-CoA synthetase: protein MYPGQFAVTHPEKTAVVTGGPGWPAAPDAAVTRLRYAELNARSVRLARLLAQRGLRPGDTLAILAENHPHYFEAFWAAIRSGLYLTAVNWHLAPSEVAYQVADSGARALVATRRFGELAAQAAAQVPGCRVRLMMDGVIDGFEPYEEAVAAVSAEPLATEPVGEVMLYSSGTTGRPKGIQRPLADRQVTDPERSRISLFGELLLQWTEDLVYLCPAPLYHAAGLQWSGAVHEVGGTLVILEKFDPEQLLAVIEREQVTHVQVVPTMLVRLLKLPAEVRDRYDLSSLVSVLHAAAPCAPEVKRAMIDWLGPIIDEYYAATEGSGLTFIGSADWLAHPGSVGRALVGIPHICAEDGAELPAREPGLLFFEQERALFEYHGDPEKTKASRHPDHPNWATTGDVGYLDEDGLLYLTDRKSFMIISGGVNIYPAEVEAALIMHPKVADVAVFGLPDPEMGEYVHAVVAPAAGVEPGDELAEELRAYARVSVAHYKVPHAFAFRPDLPRMPTGKLNKLKLREEYLVVP, encoded by the coding sequence ATGTACCCCGGCCAGTTCGCCGTGACCCATCCGGAGAAGACCGCGGTCGTCACGGGTGGCCCGGGCTGGCCGGCGGCCCCCGATGCCGCCGTCACGCGGCTGCGCTATGCGGAGCTCAACGCGCGCTCGGTCCGGCTGGCCCGGCTGCTGGCGCAGCGGGGGCTGCGGCCGGGTGACACGCTGGCGATTCTCGCCGAGAACCATCCGCACTATTTCGAGGCCTTCTGGGCCGCCATTCGCTCCGGCCTCTACCTGACCGCGGTGAACTGGCACCTGGCGCCGAGCGAGGTCGCCTACCAGGTGGCGGACTCCGGCGCCCGTGCGCTGGTCGCCACCCGCAGGTTCGGCGAGCTGGCCGCCCAGGCCGCGGCACAGGTACCCGGCTGCCGGGTCCGCCTGATGATGGACGGCGTCATCGACGGGTTCGAGCCGTACGAGGAAGCCGTCGCCGCGGTCTCCGCCGAGCCGCTGGCCACCGAGCCGGTAGGCGAGGTGATGCTCTATTCCTCCGGGACGACGGGGCGTCCCAAGGGCATCCAGCGACCGCTGGCCGACCGGCAGGTGACCGACCCGGAACGCAGCCGGATCTCGCTGTTCGGCGAGCTCCTCCTGCAGTGGACCGAGGATCTGGTCTACCTCTGCCCGGCTCCGCTTTACCACGCGGCCGGGCTGCAGTGGTCCGGAGCAGTCCACGAGGTCGGCGGGACGCTGGTCATCCTGGAGAAGTTCGATCCCGAGCAGCTGCTCGCGGTCATCGAGCGGGAGCAGGTCACCCACGTCCAGGTGGTGCCTACCATGCTGGTGCGTCTGCTGAAGCTGCCCGCGGAGGTCCGCGACCGCTATGACCTGTCCAGCCTGGTCAGCGTGCTGCACGCGGCCGCTCCCTGCGCGCCGGAGGTCAAGCGGGCGATGATCGACTGGCTTGGCCCGATCATCGACGAGTACTACGCGGCCACCGAGGGCAGCGGGCTGACGTTCATCGGCTCGGCGGACTGGCTCGCGCACCCCGGGTCCGTCGGCCGGGCGCTGGTCGGAATACCGCATATCTGCGCCGAGGACGGCGCCGAGCTCCCGGCCCGTGAGCCCGGCCTGCTGTTCTTCGAGCAGGAGCGGGCGTTGTTCGAGTACCACGGCGACCCGGAGAAGACGAAGGCCAGCCGGCACCCCGACCACCCGAACTGGGCGACGACCGGCGACGTCGGCTACCTGGACGAGGACGGCCTCCTCTACCTGACCGACCGGAAGAGCTTCATGATCATATCCGGTGGCGTCAACATCTACCCGGCCGAGGTCGAGGCCGCGCTGATCATGCACCCGAAGGTCGCTGACGTCGCCGTCTTCGGGCTGCCCGACCCGGAGATGGGGGAGTACGTCCACGCGGTCGTCGCCCCCGCCGCCGGCGTCGAGCCGGGCGACGAGCTCGCCGAGGAGCTACGCGCCTACGCCCGCGTGTCCGTGGCCCACTACAAGGTCCCGCACGCTTTCGCGTTCCGCCCCGACCTCCCGCGCATGCCCACCGGCAAGCTCAACAAGCTCAAACTCCGCGAGGAGTACCTCGTCGTCCCGTGA
- a CDS encoding GNAT family N-acetyltransferase, whose translation MRSCAGDAVLCWGYSLESGGREAVLDEIYGRGLGLGSAAMPALLAACRAAGVQRVFLETEAPNDAARRFYARHGFQLEQSIWLTREL comes from the coding sequence ATGCGGTCCTGTGCTGGGGATGCGGTCCTGTGCTGGGGATACAGCCTCGAGTCGGGCGGCCGTGAGGCGGTGCTCGACGAGATCTACGGGCGCGGGCTCGGCCTCGGCTCCGCCGCGATGCCCGCGCTCCTGGCCGCCTGCCGGGCCGCGGGTGTCCAGCGCGTCTTCCTCGAGACCGAGGCACCCAACGACGCCGCCCGCCGGTTCTACGCCCGCCACGGGTTTCAGCTCGAACAGTCCATCTGGCTGACGCGCGAGCTTTGA